ATTTCTGCAATTTATTGATCTCTTCTACTACTtcctttctgtaatttcttATTTCCGTGCGACCACAGACATCTAAAGCATCCAAATCAGCAATGAGGCCTGTGAGCACACAGGACAGATGCCTGCAGGTATCATTACTACTCACTCCCATTAGAAGCGCAATGAGAGTTCCTCTGGCTTTGTTCACTTCACACATTACAGAGTTAATTTTGGAGACAGAAGGATGTGCATCATTAGAGagtggcagggacagctgttGCTTTACACCACTCTCTATAATCTCCTGAACAGCACATACCTTTGTCAGAGTTCGGTATCTTGCTTTTCGCAGAGAAACTTTCCCTCCAGTTTTCACCTGGGTGAGCCTCAATACAATGTCCTGAATGCCTTCTTCAAACTCATCACTTATACAGTTTCCTCCTTTGTAAAAAGGTGTGATCTCGCGTTCCACAAGTGACTGTGCCTCCTTGAATAAAGCCTCTATTTCCAGTCTGCGCGGATGGTTTGCATTTTGTTCCAGTTCCTTAAGCAGCCTCTCAGTTTCCTGGGCAGCTCGCTTTCTGGCTTGCTGAATATCCCCCTTCCCTTCGGTGTCTACAGAATCGAtttcaaaaagctgttttgtaaGGCTTCTTTCCAATTTCTTATAATCTCGGTCGGTAGACAGACCGCTGAAGACAGCCACTTGCTGCTCAATCTCTTTGActtctttctgtatttcatgtAACCGTTTTATGGATGGGTGTTGGTTACCCATAGCCATTCCTTTTCCCTGGTCCAGCTCCAGATGAActacaaggaaaatgaaaacaagactTGCTTAAGTGCTACACAAGCACACGTTACAACTTTTACGTTCTGAAGCACTTCCGCGTTACAGTTATTTTAAGTATCTTCACCAATACGAATAAACCACTTGGCTGATATTTCGAAGCCCTTTAATTTTTTACACCTTTCTCCCGGTCGGGCCGCAGGGACGATGCTTTAGTTGCCACACGCCCAGCTCTCGGCTGTTCACCCTCAGCATTCCGCCCTGCCTTCcccacctgctctgcagctgaagccGCCGCAGAACTCTGAAGCACCCGCAGCCCACGGGAGAACCCGGAGGGGGGGGAAGAACAGCGGCCGAACCCGATCGCCCCCGGGAGATACAAGCCCGGGGCAGCGCTCCTTCCCCGCACATACCTTTCTCCCCTTCAGCACTTGCCGCCCCCAGCCCCTCCGTGGCCGCAACCTCCGGCCTCCCCCACGGTGGGGCCCGGCGCAGCGCGAAGAGGAAATGACACCGGGCCGCCGCCGATGCACCTGCGGGAGGCTCGTCCCCACCGGCCCCGCAGCGAAGCCGCGCGGCACCCCCGACCCGCCTCAGTCACTCACTCACCCGCCGCCCAGCGAGAACCCGCTGCCCGGCCCGGCTGCGCCACGGGCCGAGCACCGCGAACCCCGCGAGCCCCGCCCGGCTCGGCCGCGCGGAGGGAGGCGGAGGCCGAggcgggcccgggcccggccccgacctggccccgccccgcccgcagTGCCCGCGCGGCAGCGTCGTAAAGCGCCGGGCCATGGCGGCCGCCCGGGTGCTGCGGCCCGCTGGCTGCCGCCgccccctcctcctctcctccgcctccttctcctcctcctcctcctccggtGGCGGCCGTGCGGCTGAACCCGGGGAGCAGCCGGACAGCGCGGTAAACCCGGGCGGGGGGTGGCAGCTCCTGCGGGGGCCGCGGGGGAAGCCTCGGGGGCCGCGGCCCCCGCGGAGCCCGGAGTGGGGAGTGCTCCGGCTGCACCCCCGGTAACGCCGGCGGTAGGAAACCGCGTTCCCCGCGGCCTCTGGTTTTTGATGTGTTTATCGAGGCCCCCGGTGTTTGTTGTTGGAGGGGCGCTGAGGTCCGGGCTGTTGGGTAACGCCAGGTGTCCCCGGACCCACCTGGGGCAGCCACACGCTGCGTGTGGGCACAGGGATGCAGCAAGAACCCCGGGCTGAGGAAAAGTTTGAATTGTAGTGATACGCGGAATTTTTCTATATCAGTAGAATTATAAAATACGCTTAGTTTcaagggacccacaaggatcaccgAAATCCGATTCCTGGCCCTGTACAGAACAACCCTAAGAATCGCACCGTGTGTTTGAGAGTTGTCCAAAAGCTCCTCGAGCTTGTCATGCTTGGGGCCGTgaccccatccctggggagtCTGTTCCAGTGACCATCGCCCTCTGGGTGAAGAGCCtttaatatccagcctaaacttcccctggcacagcttcatcCTGTTCCCTCGAGTGttgtcactggtcaccagaggGCAGAGATCAGCGCCATAAAAAACTTGCGTACTTGCTAGTTCTctccatgaaatattttaacagagtATCACtgatagaaaaatgaaaacaaaaaaaaattttgattaaaaaaaaatacctcatgATTCATGCCCATGGTAAAAAAGTTGAAGGTATCTTCTCTGTAGTGCATTtgtaattaaaagtaaattgtAAATGTACGCCATTGTTTTTGGTCACCGTAAATAAATGTACTTTAATTCTGAACTTGCTATGTTTGCACGCTTTAAGGTTCCGTGGCATGTGGGAATTTATTGGAGATTGAGACGTTCTTCAGAagtgcagcagggctgaagACACTTTGTGTCTGTGTTTCGCAGGGCCTGGGTTTCCGTCCCCCCGCGCACTCGCACAGTGACTGGATCGGGCCCCCGGACAAGCACTCCAACCTGCGCCCCATCATCTTCTACGTGCCCCCCGAGGAGTCGGCGCTGGAGCGGCGGCTGCGGGAGGCGCGCCAGGAGGCCCAGGCCAGCAACCAGCGCTTCTGGGCACGGCACAACCGCGCCTTCCGCCAGGTGAGCCCGGCCCTGCacccgctgctgctgctgctcagcctgcCCCAGACTGGGGCGCTTCGCCTCTCTGAGGTGGGGCTCAGTTCTGCCCGCTGCTAATGCGCTCAGGGTCATGGAGGAAATTACGGTTTTATCGTTCGTTTCTTTAAATGACGCACAAAACTAAAAATCCTACTGGTTTTATTGCCGCCTAGTGGCATAGAgtatttgcctttttcctgtCTTGCACTGAAAGTATAAGCTACCCTGCCTGCAAGACCTGGCTGTGACTAGAGCAGctgttgaaaattatttcatggctggtttttctcttgtcataAGTGAGAGAAATTTGGTTTAATTACCAAGACTAAATGAAGTTAAATGATACCTCCCATTTCACTGGCAGAGTATTCCAGCAAGGCTAAAGTGAGTCTGTCTTTCTTGATTTTAGCACCTCCCAGCCAATGTGGcattttttggaagaaatgtAGCAGTTCAGTAATTCACCATCGTTTATGGTGTTGAACATGATATCCTCTCAAAACGCAAAGATCccataaaaaaatgaagcttgtttttttttttttaattccacagAACTGTTTTTTAAGTCTGTAAAACTCACATACAAATTATTATTGTGCTTCCGtctaaataattgaaattttttttaggCTGCATGTTTTTCTCTATGCTCAAAATCTCAGTTATACAGTACAATGCATTTCCACAGTTTGTTTTATAAACTGAAAGTTTGAATCCTGTCAAACAACACTGAAGTTTGGCTGTAGCTTTACTGTACAAATCAGTTTTATAAGTATCAGTAGGACACTTGCATGAATTAATTGATGCATGCAGGTACAGGATCTAAGAGACCAGTTTAACTAACTCACAGGATTAAGAAAAGCGTTTAGTTGACACTTCCAAGTATAACGAGTATTGCTAGTTATTTCAAAGGGTGTTGAACACCACATGGCTATGTAATTAATGGCTAACTTCAAGGACTGACTACATCCCATTCTAATGtggaaaaacatgttttaggaaaaagaagaatttatttattcaagACTGAAAGCCAAGGGTCTGGAAATGAGAGATGAATCAGGTTAGTGAGATCTTCTTTAATAGTTTAGGATGCATTCTGAACtctgtttaattttgaattttgtttgtttatgctCTTTGTGTTCTATCACAAGTAAGTCTTAGGGGTAGGATTTAGAAGTGTTTTCAGCAGTGtgataaaaaaagagatggggGGCTTTTCAGAGATGTGTATGTGGGGGTCAGATAATCTCTTGTGCTGTTCTTCCCCTAATTCCTTCCCCACAGCCAGCGGGAATGTGCTGAAATCCTAGCCCAGTAATATAATAATTCTGTAGCCTAAGGAGGAAGAGACTTCTTACTTTCACACCTCCTAAGCCAGTGAGCTGGCTAAGATAAACATACAGAGCTTTTGCCTCAAGTGCATGTTATGGTTGAGTGGATAAATTCAGTCTTTGGCTTCAGGTCCATAGTGTGTGCAATGaatacaatatttttccttgagGGAGAGCAAGGCAGCTTCTGGGGAGACGGCAGCTGCTATCTGCCTGTCTCTGCCTGAGCACAGGTGCTGTAAAATAGTTGTCTCTCTAATTCATtgtgtgaaaatgaaaacaaaatgccttCATAATAAAAGTGAATTGGGCATTGTAGTATGAGGTTGAACACTTTGTTCACAGAATAATGATCTGTTTGAGTTAAGTGAAGCATCTCTGTCATTCTGTATGTCACAGAccattgtttttcttatttctttgtaTCCTGGTGATCAGTGCTAGAGAAGCAATTCTAATTAAGATCTACATTGTTTCAAAAACATTTACTTTATATTGctattttgtgggttttttgttttgctttatacTCTAGAACTAAAAGAGAGTGACCACATacttccattaaaaacaaatttgtaTTGACTGTATGCCTTTGGTCAGCTGTTCTATAATACAGTTGTGAgtgtttgtaaaaataaaaatatacatgaaCAGTTGGAATGAAACTTACTTTTCTGTGTAATGAATCAGTTTTGCTGATACCAGtatgaagaaacaaattaaCTACAGGTATTAAGGTGGCAGCCTTCACATGGTTTTAGAGTTAATTTATCCCATAGTATGTTAATACACTGTGGTCCAttagttttttaaataatgacaaataaaacaaatcaataattcacatttctgtgatCAATCTCAAGAGccttaaaatgcattttggaaCAGGAACAAGCTGAATATTGCTATTCCATCTCCCTCATCATATCCATGTTCCCTGGGGCACTGAAATTTGACTGTCATTTTAGGGACATGTTGTGCCAGAAGGTTTTGGTAGGAATTGTCTGGTAGAGTTGAGAATATTTGCTGGTTCTCAGGATCAGACATGTGTGCTATAGCCACAAGTCTTCCTGTTCTTCCCTTTATATTCTGGTTATGACTGacatattcaaaataattttttatatttgcttctTCTCAAAATAAGTGCCTATTAGATTGTTCAGAAGTCTGACATTTCAGAACATAAACTTTTTGCCTGAAGGTACTTGAAATTTATCAACAGTAATAGAAAATGATTATATCTGAAAATACCATGACAGTTGTGGATAGTGTTCTTTTGATATGTATGGGCTTGCTTTAGGGGTTGAAATTAAGTTACTAAATGTTCTTATTGGTACTGTTTAGGCTTCAGCCCcgtaagaaattattttattcaaaagaTAAATACTCCTAGATCCATGCACATTTTCATAGGGGTTCACTGGTTCCCTAAATAGTCTAAGAGCTGATCAACTTTATCCCTTCCACAAGTAGTAGGGGTTTAAGAGTTATGCCAGCTTCAAGATGATTGGTGTTTTAATCTGTTGTACTTTCTGGATAagttttaaaagataaaagcatATTCATTTGTTCAGGGTTACACAGAAAGCTTGTAGGAGCAGGGAGTTAGACCTAGCATCTGAACCTAGTGTTTTGATCCAAAGAATTGCTTTGACTTTGTTACACCAAAACCTATTTTCAGGTCAAAAAGCAACACTGAATGCAGAAGAAATGGCTGACTTTTACAAGGACTTTCtaactaaaaattttaaaaagcatttgcagTATAACAGGTATGTAGAAGGTATTTAAGTTGATCATTATACATTACAGTCTAAGTGAAAGGTATAAGATCAAGTTTaaaatttgaacattttttctgCAATTGGTAAAACAGCACAAACCCCTGtaattctggaaaattatttttaatgctgttatTAGCATTTGATAGAAATTTGCATTATCATTtgagttctgctgctgcttattGTTGTTTCAGTGGAAAGATAAGCTCAAGTCTGAGATTTAAAGAGACAAGATCAGGCACATTTTATTATCTTAGGGCACAGGTCTTTTCATGCTGCTAATTGAAACTGATAAATATGCAAATAGACCACTTGAAAGTTCTGTATAACAGATTCTAGCTGACTGTTAAATAAGGACAAGTGATTTATCTCAAAGGAAAATCATTACTGGGAGTAATATTGGGTCTATTATTTTGCAAGTGTCTAGTAAAAAAGTGATCAAGTTTTCAGTTTGGTGAGGCATAAATTTATCACCTGACTAGTCGTGGGTAGAACCTCATTTACAGTTTGGTAAACCCACAACCAGCACTTCACAGTACCTCCTGCATTGTTTCTGTGTGTACAGCAACTCCATAAACTGGATTTGGGATCTGAAAGGagtaaaaaattacttgcaAACACACATACCTCTGCAAGTAGCTGTGCACACTTTAAAAAGAGCTAGAAATGAGGGAGGAATGGGAAGGTGGAGAAAGACAGCACTTAATCAGGGAATTCTGACCACTGAATGTGAAAGTATAACTGCAGTTTCCTCTTTGTACTGGACTGGGAGATTATTTGGCTCAAAAGTGTGACTTGGATTCCTAATGGCATGATGTTAGTGAGAATTCTGCCATCCCTGTAACTGATCTATAACAAATGGTGGCTTAAGTTTCTTTGTGTATTGTGCATAAACCATAAAATACTATCCTAATTTAActaacaaatatttaaatatgcacATCTTATCTTTcccacagaggagcagggggGAACCTCACCATAATGCAAAGCAATAGCATGAAAAGATACaaagtaagaatttttttttagtggaagGATTGTTAATACATTGCTTATAATTCATAAGTGGCAATGCAAATAGTTCATCTTAGAACTGGTTGCCAGTTGCCATTGTTGCAGTGACCTTAGGATAGTGTGCCATCTTCAGGGTAAGATAATTCAGGCTTTGTGCTTAAACATGACCTTCCTTGCTGCTGACTTGTAAAATCAGGTTGTGTCAGCTGCATTGTTGTAGTTTCAGAGTGGaactgcacagctctgaaaacagcagagctTTTTACAGGCACTCTGATTTTGAGGGGTCATGTTTATAAAAATCTGTTAATGCATTTAGCTGTATGTTCTTTTGCAGTATTGCCAGCTGGCCTGAAAACTGGCAGCTGAAGTGTTGCAAAATCCAAAATGTAGTTAAAATTGAAGCAATGACTGCGCATAGATGCCTTGAATATTTAGTTCAGGGTACTTAGACTGGAAATACAATctagttttggaaaaaaattcaagaagaaTATAGGAAATGAAttgtgaaaggagaaaagaaacaattgcAATGTTAgcatgatatttttatttaacatgaCATTTGAAGGGGTAGCTCAGTGCTGCCTGTCGGTGTGAATTTGGCTGCTGTCCTCACTGAGAGGTTGGTATCTCAGGCTTATGTTAGATTTGTGCATGCAAGGTTTGCCCCAGACATGTCAAGGGAAGACCTAAATCCCAGTGTTCTAGTTCTCGAATTCTGCATATCCTATTGCTTCTTGTAAGCATTTTACAACATGGGAGCGAGATCCTTGTtagaaactagaaaaaaaaattgatactattttaatttaaaactgggGCAAGAACTTGAAGCAAGTTCTCAGAGGTCAAAAAGGGCTGATGCAGACTATACTGTGAATAATTTGAATTGGTTCCAGAAGCCATGCATGATTcataaaaactaaattatttaaagatacAAAAACTAACTTTGACAATATTAACAGCgttgtctttaaaatatattgcagtAGAAAGATAATGTTTCACATATTGGGTTATTCAATTAGCCTTTGAACtgtgatttgattttattttttcctaccCTTGTATGAGACCAACTTTGCCCTTTTCAACACAGGCATTTTCATCCACACACAAAC
This sequence is a window from Parus major isolate Abel chromosome 5, Parus_major1.1, whole genome shotgun sequence. Protein-coding genes within it:
- the LOC107206350 gene encoding cytochrome c oxidase assembly factor 8 isoform X1: MAAARVLRPAGCRRPLLLSSASFSSSSSSGGGRAAEPGEQPDSAGLGFRPPAHSHSDWIGPPDKHSNLRPIIFYVPPEESALERRLREARQEAQASNQRFWARHNRAFRQEKEEFIYSRLKAKGLEMRDESGQKATLNAEEMADFYKDFLTKNFKKHLQYNRDWYKHNFRITFLMGQVALVRALRWLRRRKKNVEQ
- the BAG5 gene encoding BAG family molecular chaperone regulator 5 translates to MAMGNQHPSIKRLHEIQKEVKEIEQQVAVFSGLSTDRDYKKLERSLTKQLFEIDSVDTEGKGDIQQARKRAAQETERLLKELEQNANHPRRLEIEALFKEAQSLVEREITPFYKGGNCISDEFEEGIQDIVLRLTQVKTGGKVSLRKARYRTLTKVCAVQEIIESGVKQQLSLPLSNDAHPSVSKINSVMCEVNKARGTLIALLMGVSSNDTCRHLSCVLTGLIADLDALDVCGRTEIRNYRKEVVEEINKLQKYLDLDEEANSTHAYDLAQNQSILKIEEIRKKMKEVNSLLLKTENASDLYLGSKAELQGLIAHLDEVSPGKNPCIREARRRAVIEVQTLITYIDLKEALEKRQMYPEQTAAEHQSHKAVWTVLGNLSQIQQEVISFDGNRTDKNYMRLEELLTKQLLALDAVDPQGDERCKAARKQAVKLAQNILYYLDMKTDEWEY
- the LOC107206350 gene encoding cytochrome c oxidase assembly factor 8 isoform X2; translation: MAAARVLRPAGCRRPLLLSSASFSSSSSSGGGRAAEPGEQPDSAGLGFRPPAHSHSDWIGPPDKHSNLRPIIFYVPPEESALERRLREARQEAQASNQRFWARHNRAFRQEKEEFIYSRLKAKGLEMRDESGQKATLNAEEMADFYKDFLTKNFKKHLQYNRGAGGNLTIMQSNSMKRYKRLV